One region of Streptomyces davaonensis JCM 4913 genomic DNA includes:
- a CDS encoding class I adenylate-forming enzyme family protein encodes MKGSVAYRSIQKRGLHIGLLPAMAAAVNGTTPITLDHDLDVLPEAGRHLTTTQLADIVDDLAARLWAAGVRPDEHVVLHKQANADVWVLACATSRIGAVPVLLSPSLDAVTVGALLKRVDRPNLLTDEHKLDALAELPLTELTRQVILVAGDRPPAVSLARLVRAPRVSAVVRPLDAAAAITHTSGTTGIPKLVVHTPRTQGIRLKPQWRLLSLMRQRESIAIHIPFVHSRNVAAMALALLREMPVLLLNEAAPETVAEHLLEHRPGLIEALPNSLMAWEGLAEDPRRPFASVKYFSSTFDAIHPRTMSRLLKSSERHGALFFQIYGQSEVGPAVGRAYFRHSAHRANGRCVGWQMPFGSAKVRVVSRDGSRPTEQNPGRIQVSWPGLAKTYFGEQDRYDSNREGDWWGTGDVGYFTRFGCLHMLDREVDMIPGVRSSLEVEDLVLAQLPELSELVVVHGPDGEAVPVVCTHGDSPLDPERWRPAVADFPQLADPVQIPEAELPRTATLKVQRLALADRLKDKRK; translated from the coding sequence ATGAAGGGCTCCGTGGCCTATCGATCGATCCAGAAACGCGGTCTGCACATCGGCCTGTTGCCGGCGATGGCCGCGGCCGTCAACGGCACGACGCCGATCACGCTCGACCACGATCTGGACGTCCTGCCCGAAGCGGGACGGCATCTGACGACCACTCAACTAGCCGACATCGTCGATGACTTGGCGGCTCGACTGTGGGCCGCGGGAGTGCGCCCCGACGAGCATGTCGTCCTGCACAAGCAGGCCAATGCCGATGTGTGGGTGCTGGCCTGTGCCACCTCCCGCATCGGTGCGGTGCCCGTGCTGCTGTCGCCCAGCCTGGACGCGGTCACCGTCGGCGCCCTGCTCAAGCGCGTCGACCGGCCGAACCTGCTCACCGACGAGCACAAGCTCGACGCGCTGGCCGAACTGCCGCTCACCGAACTGACCCGGCAGGTCATCCTCGTGGCCGGTGACCGGCCCCCGGCCGTGTCACTGGCCCGGCTCGTCAGAGCCCCTCGCGTCAGTGCCGTCGTACGGCCCCTCGACGCGGCCGCCGCGATCACCCACACCTCCGGCACCACCGGGATCCCCAAGCTGGTCGTGCACACGCCCCGCACGCAGGGCATCCGGCTCAAGCCGCAGTGGCGGCTGCTCTCGCTCATGCGGCAGCGGGAGAGCATCGCGATCCACATCCCCTTCGTGCACTCCCGCAATGTGGCCGCGATGGCGTTGGCGCTCCTGCGGGAGATGCCCGTGCTGCTCCTGAACGAGGCGGCCCCCGAAACCGTGGCCGAGCACCTCCTGGAGCACCGGCCCGGACTGATCGAGGCGCTGCCCAACTCGCTGATGGCATGGGAGGGACTGGCCGAGGACCCGCGTCGGCCGTTCGCGTCGGTGAAGTACTTCAGCAGCACCTTCGACGCCATCCACCCGAGGACCATGAGCCGACTGCTCAAGTCCTCCGAGCGGCACGGCGCCCTGTTCTTCCAGATCTACGGCCAGAGCGAGGTCGGACCCGCCGTCGGCCGCGCCTACTTCCGGCACTCCGCGCACAGGGCCAACGGGCGCTGCGTCGGCTGGCAGATGCCGTTCGGCTCGGCGAAGGTCCGCGTCGTCAGCCGCGACGGATCCCGGCCGACGGAGCAGAACCCCGGCCGCATCCAGGTGTCTTGGCCAGGCCTGGCAAAGACGTACTTCGGTGAGCAGGACCGGTACGACAGCAACCGTGAGGGAGACTGGTGGGGCACCGGGGACGTCGGCTACTTCACCCGGTTCGGCTGTCTGCACATGTTGGACCGCGAGGTCGACATGATCCCCGGGGTGCGCAGCTCCCTGGAGGTGGAGGACCTGGTCCTCGCCCAGCTGCCGGAGCTGAGCGAACTGGTCGTGGTGCACGGACCCGACGGCGAGGCCGTCCCCGTGGTCTGCACCCACGGCGACTCGCCGCTGGACCCGGAGCGCTGGCGCCCGGCCGTCGCCGACTTCCCGCAGCTGGCCGACCCGGTCCAGATCCCCGAGGCCGAACTGCCGCGCACCGCGACGCTGAAGGTGCAGCGGCTGGCGCTGGCCGACCGGCTCAAGGACAAGCGCAAGTGA